From Coffea arabica cultivar ET-39 chromosome 2e, Coffea Arabica ET-39 HiFi, whole genome shotgun sequence, the proteins below share one genomic window:
- the LOC113730615 gene encoding GRF1-interacting factor 1-like isoform X2, whose amino-acid sequence MQQHLMQMQPMMAAYYPSNVTTDHIQQFLDENKSLILKIVESQNSGKLSECAENQAKLQRNLMYLAAIADSQPQPPAMHSQFPPVGIVQPGPHYLQHQQAQQMTPQSLMAARSSMLYGQQPFSALQQQQALHSQLGMSPGGSSGIHILQGEAHGAGSSGVLGGGGFPDFGRGTAGEGLQVAARGMSSGSKHDLGGAMSAEGRGGSSGGHNGDASETLYLKSADDGN is encoded by the exons ATGCAGCAGCACCTGATGCAGATGCAGCCCATGATGGCAGCCTACTATCCAAGCAACGTTACTACTGATCATATTCAGCAG TTTTTGGATGAGAACAAATCCTTAATCCTGAAGATTGTTGAGAGTCAAAACTCAGGAAAACTGAGCGAGTGCGCAGA GAACCAAGCAAAGCTACAGAGAAATCTAATGTACCTTGCTGCTATTGCTGATTCACAACCTCAACCTCCAGCCATGCATTCTCAG TTCCCTCCCGTTGGCATTGTGCAGCCTGGCCCACACTACCTACAGCACCAACAAGCTCAACAGATGACGCCACAATCACTGATGGCAGCACGTTCCTCCATGCTGTATGGCCAACAGCCATTTTCTGCACTGCAACAGCAGCAAGCTTTGCACAGCCAGCTTGGGATGAGTCCTGGAGGAAGCAGCGGAATTCACATTCTGCAAGGCGAGGCGCATGGTGCCGGAAGCAGTGGCGTTCTTGGAGGTGGAGGCTTTCCTGACTTTGGTCGTGGCACAGCCGGGGAGGGCTTGCAAGTGGCTGCAAGGGGAATGAGTAGTGGAAGCAAGCATGATTTGGGAGGTGCTATGTCTGCTGAGGGGAGAGGTGGCAGCTCAGGAGGCCACAATGGTGATGCGAGCGAGACTCTTTACTTGAAATCAGCTGATGATGGAAATTAA
- the LOC113730615 gene encoding GRF1-interacting factor 1-like isoform X1, whose translation MQQHLMQMQPMMAAYYPSNVTTDHIQQFLDENKSLILKIVESQNSGKLSECAENQAKLQRNLMYLAAIADSQPQPPAMHSQQFPPVGIVQPGPHYLQHQQAQQMTPQSLMAARSSMLYGQQPFSALQQQQALHSQLGMSPGGSSGIHILQGEAHGAGSSGVLGGGGFPDFGRGTAGEGLQVAARGMSSGSKHDLGGAMSAEGRGGSSGGHNGDASETLYLKSADDGN comes from the exons ATGCAGCAGCACCTGATGCAGATGCAGCCCATGATGGCAGCCTACTATCCAAGCAACGTTACTACTGATCATATTCAGCAG TTTTTGGATGAGAACAAATCCTTAATCCTGAAGATTGTTGAGAGTCAAAACTCAGGAAAACTGAGCGAGTGCGCAGA GAACCAAGCAAAGCTACAGAGAAATCTAATGTACCTTGCTGCTATTGCTGATTCACAACCTCAACCTCCAGCCATGCATTCTCAG CAGTTCCCTCCCGTTGGCATTGTGCAGCCTGGCCCACACTACCTACAGCACCAACAAGCTCAACAGATGACGCCACAATCACTGATGGCAGCACGTTCCTCCATGCTGTATGGCCAACAGCCATTTTCTGCACTGCAACAGCAGCAAGCTTTGCACAGCCAGCTTGGGATGAGTCCTGGAGGAAGCAGCGGAATTCACATTCTGCAAGGCGAGGCGCATGGTGCCGGAAGCAGTGGCGTTCTTGGAGGTGGAGGCTTTCCTGACTTTGGTCGTGGCACAGCCGGGGAGGGCTTGCAAGTGGCTGCAAGGGGAATGAGTAGTGGAAGCAAGCATGATTTGGGAGGTGCTATGTCTGCTGAGGGGAGAGGTGGCAGCTCAGGAGGCCACAATGGTGATGCGAGCGAGACTCTTTACTTGAAATCAGCTGATGATGGAAATTAA